The following proteins are encoded in a genomic region of Phragmites australis chromosome 9, lpPhrAust1.1, whole genome shotgun sequence:
- the LOC133928355 gene encoding uncharacterized protein LOC133928355, with amino-acid sequence METKGVSDQDALIDLESGNCVVVSDHNNGVDASFTVGQARTVPNGAWNGCVVANVCLKDDKNQNMDCSPPTSDVVAKNGDDRKSEGEDKLGLLDNSGGDKAKKKRSKKPPRPPRPPTLTPLDVSDQKLLNELNELAVLKRARIERMKALKKMKNGKQGSSSSNLCPLIITIIFCIVILWQGFFSRQGSAVSFHGSPESSIRAHSSLISIRFYKKNHSNVRPPRLTTAAPNNAETVSRPAIHNEVRRVA; translated from the exons ATGGAGACGAAGGGTGTGAGTGACCAGGATGCTTTGATTGACCTGGAGAGTGGAAATTGCGTTGTGGTAAGTGATCATAACAATGGAGTGGATGCTAGTTTTACAGTTGGGCAAGCAAGAACAGTGCCTAATGGTGCGTGGAATGGTTGTGTGGTTGCCAACGTATGTCTGAAGGATGACAAGAATCAGAACATGGATTGCTCCCCTCCTACTTCAGATGTTGTTGCTAAAAACGGTGACGACAGGAAGTCTGAAGGGGAGGACAAGCTGGGCCTTTTGGATAATTCCGGAGGCGATAAGGCAAAGAAGAAGCGGTCCAAAAAGCCACCGCGACCACCAAGGCCGCCAACACTTACACCATTGGATGTTTCCGACCAGAAGCTCCTCAATGAGCTGAATGAGCTTGCAGTATTGAAACGGGCCAGGATTGAGCGAATGAAGGctttgaagaagatgaagaatggCAAACAAGGGTCCTCAAGTAGCAATTTATGCCCGCTGATAATTACCATTATCTTCTGCATCGTCATACTCTGGCAAG GTTTTTTCTCGAGACAAGGGTCGGCCGTAAGCTTCCACGGATCACCCGAATCATCAATCAGAGCACATAGCAGTCTGATCTCCATTAGGTTCTACAAGAAGAACCATTCCAATGTTCGACCACCCAGGTTGACCACTGCAGCTCCCAA TAATGCGGAAACTGTTTCGAGGCCGGCGATTCATAACGAAGTGAGAAGGGTGGCTTGA
- the LOC133928354 gene encoding pentatricopeptide repeat-containing protein At3g48810-like yields the protein MCSNKCRFHLLLTLLCRRRGRHFSTAPSSSFPRKQPAETQRWGRRHPPAQDVGDAARAHEATVKRLAAAGDVDGVQYALQEMQLRGVACPEGAIVAAIGAFARAGAPDRALKTFYRARDLGCSAPTARLYNHLIDALLRENMVGAVVPVYENMRKDGVEPNVFTYNLLVRALCQNDRVAAARKMLDEMTRKGCPPDEVTHGTIISALCKLGRVDEAREVLAAAPPVCASYNAVVLALCREFRMQNVFLVVNEMVQRGLWPNVITYTTIVDTFCKARELRMACAILARMVITGCTPNVTTFTALVKGMFEDGRVHDALSMWKWMVAEGWAPSIVSYNVLIRGLCSIGDLNGALSVVNGMEQHGSVPNVRTYSTLIDGFSKAGDLDGAMSIWSDMIRAGCRPNVVVYTNMVDVFCKKLMFDQTENLIDNMLLENCPPNTVTFNTLIRSLCDCGRVGRALGVFHEMRRHGCTPNGRTYNVLLHGLFRDGNREDALQMVIEMQNHGIELSLVTYSTIVSGLCQMKMSREAMLFLGRMVIQGIQPDAFALNAIIHAYCKEGKVRMAAWMLGGMNAVNCPRNIVAYTILMTELCNQHRLEDAMVYLLKMLYEGICPNTATWNVLVRGAFRNLGYIGPIDLIDHITANLPA from the coding sequence ATGTGTTCGAACAAATGCCgcttccacctcctcctcacgctgctctgccggcgccgcggccgccACTTCTCCACGGCGCCGTCCTCTAGCTTCCCGCGGAAGCAACCGGCAGAGACACAGCGTtgggggcggcggcaccctcCCGCGCAGGACGTCGGGGACGCGGCGAGAGCCCATGAGGCGACCGTCAAGCGGCTCGCGGCTGCGGGCGACGTGGACGGCGTGCAGTACGCGCTGCAGGAGATGCAGCTGCGCGGGGTGGCGTGCCCCGAGGGCGCCATCGTCGCAGCCATCGGCGCCTTCGCCCGCGCTGGCGCGCCCGACCGCGCGCTCAAGACGTTCTACCGCGCCCGCGACCTCGGCTGCTCCGCGCCCACAGCGCGGCTGTACAACCACCTGATCGACGCGCTTCTCCGGGAGAACATGGTCGGGGCCGTCGTGCCGGTCTACGAGAACATGAGGAAGGACGGAGTCGAGCCCAACGTGTTCACCTATAACCTGCTGGTCAGGGCGCTGTGCCAGAACGACCGGGTCGCTGCCGCGCGCAAGATGCTCGACGAAATGACCAGGAAGGGGTGCCCTCCGGACGAGGTGACCCACGGAACCATCATTTCCGCGCTGTGCAAGCTTGGCAGGGTGGACGAGGCTAGAGAGGTTCTGGCTGCAGCGCCGCCCGTGTGCGCCTCTTACAATGCTGTCGTTCTAGCTCTCTGCAGAGAATTCAGGATGCAGAACGTGTTCTTAGTTGTCAATGAAATGGTGCAGAGGGGATTATGGCCTAATGTGATCACATACACAACTATAGTCGACACATTCTGCAAGGCCCGGGAGCTGAGGATGGCATGCGCCATTCTGGCTAGGATGGTGATCACCGGATGCACTCCAAATGTTACAACATTCACTGCGTTGGTGAAAGGGATGTTTGAGGATGGAAGGGTACATGACGCGCTTAGCATGTGGAAATGGATGGTGGCTGAAGGATGGGCACCATCAATAGTCTCTTACAATGTTCTCATCCGTGGCCTTTGCAGCATTGGTGATCTGAATGGAGCATTGTCTGTTGTCAACGGCATGGAGCAACATGGCTCCGTTCCTAATGTGAGGACCTACTCCACTCTTATTGACGGATTCTCCAAAGCTGGGGACCTAGACGGTGCCATGTCAATATGGAGTGACATGATAAGAGCTGGTTGCAGGCCAAATGTTGTTGTTTACACGAACATGGTGGATGTGTTTTGCAAGAAGCTTATGTTTGATCAAACGGAGAATCTCATTGATAACATGCTGTTGGAAAATTGTCCTCCTAACACAGTGACATTTAACACGTTGATAAGAAGTCTATGCGACTGCGGAAGAGTTGGGAGAGCCCTGGGTGTGTTCCATGAGATGAGGAGACATGGATGCACGCCAAATGGCAGGACCTACAATGTGTTGCTCCATGGTCTTTTTAGGGATGGAAACCGTGAAGACGCTCTTCAAATGGTAATCGAGATGCAAAACCATGGCATTGAGTTGAGTTTAGTAACATACAGCACTATAGTAAGTGGTCTATGTCAGATGAAAATGAGCAGAGAAGCTATGCTGTTTCTCGGGAGGATGGTGATTCAAGGAATTCAACCAGATGCATTCGCTCTCAATGCGATAATTCATGCTTATTGTAAGGAAGGGAAAGTCAGGATGGCTGCTTGGATGTTAGGTGGAATGAACGCAGTGAACTGCCCACGCAACATAGTTGCATACACTATTCTAATGACAGAGCTTTGCAATCAGCACAGGCTGGAAGATGCCATGGTGTACCTATTAAAGATGTTATATGAAGGTATATGTCCAAATACAGCAACATGGAACGTGTTAGTCCGTGGAGCTTTTAGAAACCTGGGCTACATTGGACCAATTGATTTGATCGATCATATTACCGCAAACTTACCAGCATGA
- the LOC133928353 gene encoding long chain acyl-CoA synthetase 1-like translates to MEANPKNVFTIQVEDGKPGKDGRPAVGPVFRSALAKDGFPPLEPDMKTSWDVFRIAARKYPDNRMLGWRPFKNGMPGPYLWKSYKEVYEEVLQVGSALQQLGVQPGSRVGIYGTNCPQWIVAMQACNGYSLICVPLYDTLGAGAVDYIIDHAEIDVVFIQDKKIKEILSPNCKSAKRLKALVSFTSATSEQLKGVYQIGMKMYSWNDFLKLGKDNPAQPCPPQANDTCTIMYTSGTSGQPKGVMLSHESHAMYVKGVDLFMDQFDDKMTTDDVFLSFLPLAHILDRMIEEYFFHKGASVGYYHGDLNALRDDLMELKPTLLVGVPRVYERIHEGILKAIAELRPLRRVIFNALYNRKLASMKAGYSHKTASPFADMLAFRKVKARLGGRLRLLISGGAPLSNEIEEFLRVTSCAYFIQGYGLTETLGPSTVCYPDDMALVGTVGVAATYTDIRLEEVPEMGYDPLGIPSRGEICIRGKSVFSGYYKNPELTNEAIVDGWFHTGDIGEMTPDGILKVIDRKKNIFKLSQGEYVAVEYLEKVYGFPPLVEDIWVYGDSFRSNLVAVVNPHEENTMKWAESNGYSGSFDEICKLEGLKEYILKELTVVAQKNKLRGFEYIKGIVLDPTPFDIERDLVTATMKKKRNNMLKYYQSEVDKLYKKLEEQKNAAKAK, encoded by the exons ATGGAGGCGAATCCGAAGAACGTCTTCACGATTCAAGTGGAGGATGGGAAACCCGGGAAGGATGGCCGGCCGGCGGTAGGGCCGGTGTTCCGGAGTGCGCTGGCCAAGGATGGGTTCCCACCGCTTGAGCCTGACATGAAAACATCATGGGATGTGTTCAG AATAGCAGCACGGAAGTATCCCGACAACCGGATGCTTGGATGGCGTCCATTTAAAAATGGAATG CCAGGGCCATACTTATGGAAATCATACAAGGAGGTCTATGAGGAAGTGCTGCAAGTTGGCTCTGCTTTGCAGCAGCTGGGAGTGCAACCA GGTTCCAGGGTTGGTATCTATGGAACAAACTGCCCTCAGTGGATAGTAGCAATGCAG GCTTGCAATGGCTACAGTCTAATCTGTGTCCCACTCTACGATACTTTAG GTGCAGGAGCTGTTGACTACATTATTGATCATGCCGAGATTGATGTTGTCTTCATACAGgacaagaaaataaaagag ATACTATCTCCAAATTGCAAGTCTGCTAAGAGGTTGAAAG CATTGGTGTCATTCACTTCGGCAACAAGTGAACAACTAAAGGGAGTGTATCAGATTGGGATGAAAATGTACTCCTGGAACGATTTCCTAAAATTG GGAAAGGATAATCCAGCTCAACCTTGCCCTCCACAAGCAAATGATACATGCACTATCATGTACACGAGTGGAACAAGCGGACAACCCAAAGGTGTGATGCTGAGCCATGAAAGCCATGCCATGTATGTCAAAGGGGTGGACCTCTTCATGGACCAGTTTGACGATAAG ATGACAACAGATGATGTgttcctctcctttctcccaCTTGCTCACATCCTTGACCGCATGATCGAAGAGTATTTCTTTCACAAGGGGGCCTCAGTTGGCTATTACCATGGA GATTTGAATGCTTTAAGGGATGATCTCATGGAGCTTAAGCCAACACTACTAGTTGGGGTGCCCCGAGTGTATGAAAGAATTCATGAAG GTATCTTAAAGGCCATAGCAGAACTTAGACCTCTAAGAAGGgtaatttttaatgctttgTACAATCG CAAACTGGCGAGCATGAAAGCAGGCTATTCGCACAAAACCGCTTCACCTTTTGCGGACATGCTGGCTTTTCGCAAG GTCAAGGCGAGGCTTGGTGGTCGTCTTCGTTTATTAATCTCAGGAGGGGCTCCATTAAGCAACGAGAttgaagagtttttgagagtgACGAGCTGTGCATACTTCATCCAAGGCTATG GTTTAACAGAAACACTGGGACCTAGCACAGTCTGCTACCCTGATGACATGGCCCTGGTTGGAACTGTTGGCGTTGCTGCCACCTACACTGACATACGATTGGAAGAAGTACCTGAGATGGGCTACGATCCACTTGGCATCCCTTCACGTGGTGAAATCTGCATCCGAGGGAAGAGTGTCTTCAGTGGGTACTACAAAAATCCTGAGCTCACAAATGAAGCCATCGTTGATGGATGGTTTCATACAG GTGACATTGGAGAGATGACCCCAGATGGAATCCTGAAGGTCATTGACCGAAAAAAGAACATATTTAAGTTGTCACAAGGGGAGTATGTTGCAGTTGAGTACCTGGAGAAAGTATATGGCTTCCCTCCACTTGTTGAAGAT ATCTGGGTATATGGGGACAGCTTCAGATCAAATTTAGTCGCAGTAGTCAATCCACATGAAGAAAACACCATGAAATGGGCAGAGTCAAACGGCTACAGCGGTTCTTTTGACGAAATCTGCAAACTTGAAGGCCTTAAAGAGTACATCCTGAAAGAGTTGACAGTTGTTGCACAGAAGAACAAG CTACGAGGTTTCGAGTACATAAAAGGCATAGTGTTGGATCCTACACCTTTTGACATTGAAAGGGATTTGGTGACtgcaacaatgaagaagaaaagaaacaacATGCTGAAATATTACCAG TCTGAGGTTGACAAACTATACAAAAAGCTGGAGGAACAGAAGAATGCTGCCAAAGCTAAGTAA